One Rhizoctonia solani chromosome 2, complete sequence DNA segment encodes these proteins:
- a CDS encoding argininosuccinate synthase — protein MTSQSKGRVLLAYSGGLDTSCILAWLIEQGYEVYAFMADVGQEEDFAAAEKKALAVGAKKFFLEGVYLLGTSLARPVIARGMIAVADREGCDFVSHGCTGKGNDQVRFELAFYGLKPSIKVIAPWRIPAFYERFAGRPALLEFASQKNIPVAQTAAKPWSTDENLFHISYEAGILEDPNTTPPDDMWKLTASPEQAPEQPDQISIEFKQGLPVKVTHGDNTYTDAVEIFLSLNALARKHGIGRIDIVENRFIGVKSRGCYESPAASILRVAHMDIEGLTLDRNVRALRDQFVTVQLSQILYNGYFFSPEREFVTASIPASQRTVNGVVRLKLYKGNVIVEGRYSNEGLYDARQSSMDELGGFEPTDTTGFIQIESIRIRKWGEANIAKGQAGVEPKDVYGTRV, from the exons ATGACATCCCAATCTAAGGGTCGCGTTTTGCTTGCCTACTCTGGTGGCCTGG ACACGTCTTGTATTTTGGCATGGCTGATCGAGCAGGGATATGAAGTCTATGCCTTCATGGCAGATGTTGGCCAAGAGGAG GACTTTGCTGCTGCCGAGAAAAAGGCACTAGCCGTAGGAGCTAAGAAGTTCTTCCTCGAG GGCGTCTACCTATTAGGGACTTCGCTGGCTCGGCCCGTTATTGCTCGTGGCATGATAGCCGTAGCGGACCGAGAGGGGTGCGA CTTTGTTTCCCACGGCTGCACAGGAAAGGGCAATGATCAGGTCCGGTTCGAGCTCGCCTTTTACGGACTTAAGCCGAGTATCAAGGTTATTGCTCCATGGAGAATTCCTG CATTCTATGAACGTTTTGCGGGACGTCCCGCTTTACTTGAATTCGCGTCCCAAAAAAATATCCCTGTTGCTCAAACTGCCGCCAAGCCTTGGTCAACAG ATGAAAACCTATTCCATATCTCCTACGAAGCTGGAATTCTGGAAGATCCAAACACCACCCCACCCGACGATATGTGGAAACTAACCGCGTCCCCTGAGCAGGCTCCCGAGCAACCTGATCAAATTTCCATCGAGTTCAAACAAGGACTCCCCGTTAAGGTGACGCACGGAGACAACACTTACACGGATGCTGTTGAGATCTTCCTTTCCCTCAACGCGCTCGCCCGCAAACATGGTATTGGGCGCATTGACATTGTCGAGAACCGGTTCATTGGAGTTAAATCTCGTGGATGCTACGAGTCGCCCGCCGCCAGTATTCTTCGTGTCGCCCACATGGATATTGAAGGGTTGACGCTGGATCGTAATGTTCGCGCCCTGCGTGATCAATTTGTGACCGTTCAATTGAGCCAAATCCTGTACAATGGATACTTTTTCAGCCCGGAGCGTGAGTTCGTTACAGCGTCCATTCCGGCCAGCCAACGCACAGTCAACGGAGTTGTTCGCCTCAAGCTATATAAAGGCAATGTCATTGTAGAGGGACGATATTCTAACGAA GGACTATACGATGCACGCCAGTCTTCCATGGATGAGTTAGGAGGGTTCGAACCGACGGATACCACCGGGTTTATTCAAATCGAGTCCATCCGTATTAGGAA GTGGGGCGAAGCCAACATCGCGAAGGGGCAGGCGGGCGTCGAGCCTAAAGACGTATATGGCACCCGTGTTTAA